The following is a genomic window from Niabella soli DSM 19437.
GAAGTTCAGTTGTTGGGTGGCCGTGAAGGCGGAGCACCAGTTTCAAGTGGCGGATACAGCACTTCTTCAGGTACGGCCGGAACGCCCATGAGCAATGAGGGGCCTGCTGATGACTTGCCGTTTTGACGATCGAAAAAACTAAAAGGACTGTTTCTGAATTCAATACCAGGGATTTTTGAAACAGTCTTTTTTTATTTATAACCTGCCAAAACTGTTTGCTTTATGAGAATATATCTCCTCTTTACTTTAATGGTTTGTTTTGCCACAAGCTCCTGCACTTTATCTTTCAGAAAATATAAAAAGCCATTCGCTGTCGAGAGCGCCTCTGATCCGCAATTAAAAAAACTGGTGGGTGAATGGATGTGCACGAAAATAGTAGTTGAAAGCAATAACCGGGCACAGGAGTTGGAAATGGAGGATGTTCTTTCATCCGTACGGGAAGACCTTGAATTAAATGTAATAGAGTTGGGCGCTCCTGATTCTGCCTGGACGTCTTACCGTTCTAACGGAAACGGCTACCAGGCAATGCAATGGGAATTCCAGCCTGCAAATAACATCAATTTTAGCGCAGATGGCGCGCCTGTTGGATCTTTTGCTATAGCTGCACTGGAAAAAGATACAATGGTGCTGCTAATGCAACTGAGGCCGCCGGATGGCGGTGCGGGCAAAGCGGTATGTTCCTGCCAGTTCACCCGGATCAACTCCCGCAAGATAGCGGGTATGCGGCTGTATGACCCTGCTATAAACTGGTGGCGGCCGCAACCTCAGAAAAATGAATCGCATACAGAACTGGTAAACCGGCTTAAAGCAATGCTTAAGTTTGACTATGTTTATATAAGATCACTTTATTATTCGGCCGCTACTTATATTGACACAAAGCGGCTTAACATGCCGTTCATATACTACAACGGTGGTATCGGGCTAAAGGATTATCCTGATGGAACAGATAGTTTTACCAACTTTTTTTATTCAAAGGAAAATATAGAAGAGGCCATGCACATTTTAGCAAAGGGCTTTGGCAAAGTGCAATATACAAAACGACCTAATTATACGCTGGAATATGCACAATTTATGAAAGATCTGGCAGATGTAATTGAATAATGTTTAGCTTAAACGTGAAATGTCGACCTGAGTATTCAATTTACGTTGTAAAATCTACCTACCGGTTGCATAATATTCTTTCGTCGCCCTGACCGCAGTCCCGAACACTTTCGCATGTGCGTCAAGATAAGGAAAACGATTCAGGCGCTGTAAGCGCCGCGTGTTTATAGTATTCATGATCATCTACGCAATGCACATAGGCTCCGTCAGGTGCCGCGTAAACAGCCCGAACAAATACCATTGCGATTGCTATAAACACAGCGCTCCTAACGGAGCGGAAATGGCTCAAATACTGGTGTAGTTGCAGTTCCAGCAGATTGAATGTCGTGCTTAGCTTGACGCGCATGCGAACACTTTCGGGGCGGAGTGGAAGCCCGTCCGGCTGAACACCGGACGGATGGGGGCGCTCAACTCTCGGGCAGTCTGGTAGCACAGTGATGCTTCGGCTATGCTCAGCATGACGATAGTATGATTCTTCTTCAGTATGTAGTGTCATTTGTTATTGGCAGATAGCAGCCGGGAGTAAAATATGAACCGCTCACATTTATCGTTTCACTTTTCGCAATACCATTTGCTGCTTTGCGATCAACTTACCACCAGTTCTTCCGGTAAAAATTTCCCTTATACGCAAATGCCGCTGTTTGAGACATCCGGGAAACGGCTTCTGCAGAGCAGCTAGCGTCTACAAGCACAAACTCCGCAGCAGCATCTGCCTTGGGCCATTGCATTGCTCCTTTATCATCCAGCGGAAGGATATTTTTTGTGGCAAACCTAAGGGTACGGGAAAGCTCAAATTCGGTTCGCCAGCCATAAAGCTGCGCCATGAGGTTGGCTTTTTGTAACATATTCCCCGTGCCGAAAGTGCTCCAATGATCCTGTATATTATCATTACCTACCAATACTTCCACGCCTTGTTTTACTAATGTAGGGATGGGCATCAGCGCTCCGGGGAACGGAATGGCGGAAGCAATACCCACTTTGGCTGCTGTCAGTTTATCCGAAATTGCTTCGGCATCCTTCAAAGGCAACTGCGCCAGCGCAAAAGCGTGACTGACATAAGTGCGACCCTGCAGTTGCGGGTTCTCAACTGCTTTTTGCGCCAGGTATTCAATAGTGCGGAGACCTTCTTTACCCGAATCGTGCAGGTGGATATCGATGCCTTTGTTATTGTCTATTGCCAGTTGAACGGTAAAATCAATGGCTTTTTCAATATTTTTATCGATGCTGAACGGATCTAATCCGCCAACAAAAGCTACTGCTTCCAGTTGTGCAGCTTCTTTCATTAACGGAGCTGAATCCGTGTAATACAATCCGTGTTGCGGGAACGCCACCAACTCTGCATCAAAGCAGCCTTTTTTATTATCCAATGCCTTTTGCAGGTTCTCTAAAGAGCGCAGTCCGGATGTGGTGTCTACATTGAAATGTGCTCTTGCAAAAGTTGTCCCGTACTGTTGTAAAAGATCGATGAGCTGTTCCGCCCGGTAGGTGGAAGTTTTCAGCAACTCAGGAATGATCTCCTGTTCGTAGGCGATCATATCCGCAACGGTTTCCCTTGCTGGTGAAGGCGCCTGCCAGGGCAAACCGTACAAGGTTTTATCGATATGTACATGCATATCTTTGAACGCAGGCAGCATCAGCAATCCTTTTGCATCAATGGCATCCGCCAACGAAGCATCGTTCGGGAAGATCTTTACTATTTTGCCTTCTTTGATTTCGATGCAAAACAATTCTGTTTTTGTACCGGTAACACCGCTTTCGTTTTTGATAAAAGCTGTTTCCAGTCGCACGTTTTTTAAAGTATAACGGCCTTTTATGGGTTCTGTATATGTTGTCTTCATGATCTAAGCGCTTGTTAAAATTATATTTTAAGATTAGCTTCCCGTAGATAACGCATCGGAGATGACCCCAAGCCGGGAACTAATAGTTAGCGGGAATCCGGGAAGGTTCATTCTTCAGTTTTTTAAAAATTACCGCCTTATCATTTAGCCGGCAAAAAAATATTTCTTACGGTTGCAGCAGGGCTGCAATTTCAGTGAATCCTCTTTGTTGTGCGTGTTGCAGAGGCGTTATGCCATCGTGGTCGGGTATATCCATTTTCGCGCCGGCATCCTTTAGTATCTGAACGATCTGCTGGTACTTTTTGCTTCCGTCGCCCAAAACAATGGCTTCCATTAGGCCGGTCCACCCCAGGCGGTTTACGTGGTTAACGGGGTATCCCTTGGTATTGGCCAGTAAGCGAACGGTTTCTACGTGCCCGCGCTCGCAGGCCGGGATCAGTGCTGAACCATAATAGCGGTTAAACACATCGAAGCGGGCGCCATTATCTAAGAATAATTGCACCAGTTCTGTTTGCCCGCTGGCGCCGGCATAA
Proteins encoded in this region:
- a CDS encoding amidohydrolase — translated: MKTTYTEPIKGRYTLKNVRLETAFIKNESGVTGTKTELFCIEIKEGKIVKIFPNDASLADAIDAKGLLMLPAFKDMHVHIDKTLYGLPWQAPSPARETVADMIAYEQEIIPELLKTSTYRAEQLIDLLQQYGTTFARAHFNVDTTSGLRSLENLQKALDNKKGCFDAELVAFPQHGLYYTDSAPLMKEAAQLEAVAFVGGLDPFSIDKNIEKAIDFTVQLAIDNNKGIDIHLHDSGKEGLRTIEYLAQKAVENPQLQGRTYVSHAFALAQLPLKDAEAISDKLTAAKVGIASAIPFPGALMPIPTLVKQGVEVLVGNDNIQDHWSTFGTGNMLQKANLMAQLYGWRTEFELSRTLRFATKNILPLDDKGAMQWPKADAAAEFVLVDASCSAEAVSRMSQTAAFAYKGNFYRKNWW
- a CDS encoding ankyrin repeat domain-containing protein produces the protein MRTTFFLLILVTAIISCHATLTDTDNRGQVPMEKKDIISLVEKNDLQGVAAALANGANVNTTDNSKRSLLLIATNNRQTEMAKLLVKHKADVNQQADNLDSPFLYAGASGQTELVQLFLDNGARFDVFNRYYGSALIPACERGHVETVRLLANTKGYPVNHVNRLGWTGLMEAIVLGDGSKKYQQIVQILKDAGAKMDIPDHDGITPLQHAQQRGFTEIAALLQP